In Pleuronectes platessa chromosome 4, fPlePla1.1, whole genome shotgun sequence, the following proteins share a genomic window:
- the znf367 gene encoding zinc finger protein 367: MAENKHPQVVFCNDSPKRVLVSVIKTTPIKPRKAEAMTPTSPGFSDFMVYPWKWGENAHNVTLSPGSLSGASSPTGTGTAGEGDTAPSPEQIKDGIRRGRPRADTVRELINEGETSSSRIRCNICNRVFPREKSLQAHKRTHTGERPYLCDYPNCGKAFVQSGQLKTHQRLHTGEKPFVCSEKGCANRFTHANRHCPKHPFSRLKREEPKEGQGKAQSVDNKAVAEWLAKYWRTREQRAPTTTKVKPQGKGMAEDQEQQDPMEFLQSDEENEEEEEAMEEEKGSQGGVAKQRRQEQRERLHGALALIELANNVSP; this comes from the exons ATGGCCGAGAACAAGCACCCGCAAGTCGTTTTCTGCAACGACTCGCCCAAACGAGTGCTGGTGTCTGTCATCAAGACCACCCCGATCAAGCCCAGGAAAGCGGAGGCGATGACGCCCACCAGCCCCGGCTTCAGCGACTTCATGGTGTACCCGTGGAAGTGGGGGGAGAACGCCCACAATGTGACTCTGAGCCCGGGGTCGCTGAGCGGGGCTTCGTCCCCGACCGGCACCGGGACAGCCGGAGAGGGGGACACGGCCCCGTCACCGGAGCAGATCAAG GATGGTATCCGCAGAGGTCGTCCACGCGCTGACACCGTCCGCGAGCTGATCAACGAGGGCGAGACCTCGTCCAGCCGCATCCGCTGCAACATCTGCAACCGAGTGTTTCCCAGAGAGAAGTCTCTCCAGGCCCataagaggacacacacag GAGAGAGGCCGTATCTCTGTGACTACCCTAACTGTGGGAAGGCGTTTGTCCAGAGTGGTCAGCTGAAGACTCACCAGCGCCTGCACACCGGGGAGAAGCCCTTTGTCTGCTCAgagaaag gatgtgccaaTCGGTTCACTCATGCCAACCGTCACTGCCCCAAGCATCCGTTCTCCCGTCTGAAGAGGGAGGAGCCAAAGGAGGGTCAGGGGAAGGCCCAGTCTGTGGATAACAAGGCTGTGGCAGAGTGGCTGGCAAA GTACTGGCGAACCCGCGAGCAGCGTGCCCCCACGACCACCAAGGTGAAGCCGCAGGGCAAGGGGATGGCGGAGGACCAGGAGCAGCAGGATCCCATGGAGTTCCTCCAGTCGGACGAAGAgaacgaggaagaggaagaggccatggaggaggagaaagggagcCAGGGTGGAGTCGCCAAGCAACGCCGCCAGGAGCAGCGGGAGCGTCTCCACGGCGCTCTGGCTCTCATCGAGCTGGCCAACAACGTGTCTCCCTGA
- the slc35d2 gene encoding UDP-N-acetylglucosamine/UDP-glucose/GDP-mannose transporter encodes MPDTTPPGSGEHSALLRFSSALFYAISSFLITVVNKTVLTSYRFPSYMFLGVGQMVTTVVVIYAAKKSKTVQFQDFDKSIFIKIFPLPLLYVGNQLTGLASTQKLSLPMFTVLRKFTILMTMILEVYILRKTFPRSLVFSVVTIVVGAMIAASSDLAFDVRAYTFILLNDVFTASGSVYTKQKLGVEGLGKYGVLFYNALLLVIPTVLFSALTGDLQMAVKFEGWFNGTFVFCFLLSCIMGFVLMYSIVLCSYYNSALTTSVVGAIKNVAVAYIGIFLGGDYLFSWTNFIGLSICMSGGLAYSFITFTTKSSQVKAEAKESGTVITLDPTGRGATIF; translated from the exons ATGCCCGACACAACTCCTCCAGGCTCCGGGGAACACTCCGCGCTGCTCCGCTTCTCCTCCGCACTGTTTTACGCGATCAGCTCCTTTCTGATCACGGTGGTGAATAAAACCGTGTTGACCAGCTACag gtttcCCTCCTACATGTTTCTGGGAGTAGGTCAG ATGGTCACCACTGTTGTTGTCATTTACGCTGCCAAAAAGAGCAAAACAGTCCAGTTCCAGGACTTTGACAAAAGCATTTTCATCAAA atcttccctcttcctctgctctatGTTGGGAATCAACTAACAGGACTGGCCAGTACCCAGAAACTCAG TTTGCCCATGTTCACAGTATTACGGAAATTCACCATATTGATGACAATGATCCTGGAAGTGTATATACTAAg aAAGACGTTTCCCAGAAGTCTTGTTTTCAGTGTTGTGACCATAGTGGTCGGTGCCATGATTGCTGCGAG CTCCGACCTGGCCTTCGATGTGAGGGCCTACACCTTCATCCTGCTCAATGACGTCTTCACCGCCAGCGGCAGTGTGTACACCAAGCAGAAACTTGGCGTGGAG gGTCTCGGGAAGTACGGTGTCTTGTTTTACAATGCGCTCCTCCTTGTGATCCCCACTGTCCTGTTCAGTGCCTTGACGGGAGATTTACAGATG GCCGTCAAATTTGAGGGCTGGTTCAATggcacatttgttttttgtttcctcttgtcCTGCATCATGGG gTTTGTGTTGATGTATTCCATAGTCCTGTGCAGCTATTATAACTCTGCACTTACTACCTCAGTCGTTGGAGCAATAAAG AATGTTGCAGTAGCCTACATAGGCATATTTCTGGGTGGAGACTACCTCTTCTCTTGGACTAACTTCATAGGCCTCAGCAtttg TATGTCAGGTGGACTCGCCTACTCCTTTATCACCTTTACCACCAAATCGTCTCAAGTGAAAGCAGAAGCTAAAGAGTCGGGGACGGTCATCACACTAGATCCAACAGGGAGGGGAGCAACCATCTTCTAA